One Camelina sativa cultivar DH55 chromosome 3, Cs, whole genome shotgun sequence genomic window carries:
- the LOC104764514 gene encoding anaphase-promoting complex subunit 5-like isoform X1, translating into MAGLTRTAGAFAVTPHKVSVCILLQIYAPSAQMSLPFPFSSVSQHNRLGLYLLSLTKSCDDIYEPKLEELINQLRDVGEEMDAWLTDHLTNRFSSLASPDDLLNFFNDMRGILGSLDSGVVQDDQIILDPNSNLGMFVRRCILAFNLLSFEGVCHLFSSIEDYCKEAHSSSAQFDASNNDLESLIHYDQMDMEIYAIDKATEELELQKNVNRSVPFHLHTPEAIFKVIEEQMKHAGWRVSPKESSRTSKKITEATLVASASSSTVEDTLVDESLFLRTNLQIQGFLMEQADAIETHGSSSSFSSSSIENFLEQLQNLAPELHRVHFLRYLNKLHSDDYFAALDNLLRYFDYSAGTEGFDLVPPSADCSMYGRYEIALLCLGMMHFRFGHPNLALEVLTEAVRVSQQLSNDTCLAYTLAAMSNLLSEMGIASTSSVLGSSYSPVTSTASSLSVQQRVYILLKESLRRADSLKLRRLVASNHLAMAKFELMHVQRPLLSFGPKASMRHKTCPVSVCKEIRLGAHLISDFSSESSTMAIDGSLSSAWLKDLQKPWGPAVVSQDSGSRKSSTFFQLCDHSVSIPGSVSQLIGASYLLRATSWEFYGSALMARMNTLVYATLFGDHSSSSDGELAYLKLIQHLALYKGHKDAFAALKIAEEKFLTVSKSKILLLKLQLLHERALHCGNLKLAQPMCNELGGLASTAMGVDMELKVEASLREARTLLAAKQYSQAANVAHSLFCTCHKFNLQIEKASVLLLLAEIHKKSGNSVLGLPYALASISFCQSFNLDLLRASATLTLAELWLGLRSNHAKRALDLLHGAFPMILGHGGLELRARAYIFEANCYLSDPSFSVSTDSDTVLDSLRQASDELEALEYHELAAEASYLMAMVYDKLGRVEEREEAAALFKKHIIALENPQDVEQNMA; encoded by the exons ATGGCCGGATTAACGAGAACAGCCGGTGCTTTTGCGGTAACTCCACACAAGGTCTCCGTTTGCATTCTCCTGCAGATATACGCTCCTTCGGCCCAGATGTCTCTCCCCTTCCCTTTCTCTTCCGTTTCTCAGCACAACCGTCTCGGCCTTTACTTGCTCTCTCTCACTAAG TCTTGCGATGATATATATGAGCCGAAGCTGGAAGAGCTCATTAATCAGCTGAGGGATGTTGGTGAAGAGATGGATGCGTGGCTTACTGACCATTTAACCAATAgattttcttctttggcttcACCTGAtgatcttttgaatttctttaaCGACATGCGAG gAATACTTGGGAGCCTTGATTCAGGAGTTGTGCAAGACGATCAGATTATTTTGGATCCCAACAGCAACTTGGGAATGTTTGTTCGTCGTTGCATTTTGGCATTTAACCTTTTATCATTCGAG GGAGTTTGTCATCTTTTTTCAAGCATTGAAGATTATTGCAAAGAAGCTCATTCAAGCTCTGCTCAGTTTGATGCATCTAATAATGATCTGGAATCATTAATACATTATGATCAGATGGATATGGAGATTTATGCCATTGATAAAGCAACCGAAGAACTAGAGCTTCAGAAAAATGTTAATAGAAGCGTCCCTTTTCACCTTCATACGCCTGAAGCAATATTCAAAGTGATAGAAG AACAAATGAAACATGCAGGTTGGCGAGTTTCTCCGAAGGAATCGTCAAGAACCAGCAAGAAAATTACAGAAGCTACTCTAGTTGCTAGTGCGTCATCAAGTACAGTTGAGGATACTCTAGTAGATGAATCATTATTCCTTCGGACAAATTTGCAGATACAAGGGTTTTTAATGGAGCAGGCTGATGCAATTGAAAC CCATGGAAGTTCAAGTTCATTCTCGTCAAGTTCGATTGAAAATTTCCTTGAGCAGCTTCAGAATTTAGCCCCTGAATTGCATCGT GTTCACTTTTTGCGCTACTTGAATAAACTTCACAGCGATGACTATTTTGCTGCTTTGGATAATCTCCTCCGTTACTTTGATTACAG TGCAGGGACCGAGGGATTTGACCTTGTTCCTCCTTCAGCTGATTGCAGCATGTATGGAAGGTACGAGATTGCGTTGCTATGTTTGGGAATGATGCATTTCCGCTTTGGGCATCCGAATTTGGCCCTAGAG GTTTTAACAGAAGCTGTGCGTGTATCACAGCAG CTTAGTAATGATACTTGTCTAGCATATACACTAGCAGCAATGAGCAACTTGTTATCAGAAATGGGCATTGCAAGTACTAGCAGTGTTCTTGGATCCTCGTACTCACCTGTCACTAGCACTGCGTCGTCATTATCTGTACAACAAAGAGTGTACATACTTTTGAAGGAGTCTTTAAGGAGAGCTGACAGTCTAAAGTTAAGACGCTTAGTGGCTTCCAATCATCTTGCGATGGCTAAATTTGAGTTAATG CATGTGCAAAGGCCTCTACTGTCGTTTGGTCCCAAAGCTTCCATGCGTCACAAAACTTGTCCAGTTAGTGTCTGCAAG GAGATACGACTAGGTGCACACCTAATCAGCGACTTTTCTTCTGAAAGCTCTACTATGGCCATCGATGGTTCTCTAAGCTCGGCTTGGCTTAAAGACTTGCAAAAACCATGGGGTCCAGCTGTGGTTTCCCAGGACTCTGGTTCTAGAAAGAGTTCGACTTTTTTCCAATTATGTGATCATTCGGTCTCGATTCCTGGATCAGTATCACAATTAATAGGTGCTTCATATCTACTCCGGGCTACTTCATGGGAGTTTTATGGCAG TGCTCTTATGGCTCGTATGAATACCTTGGTGTATGCTACTTTATTCGGTGACCATTCAAG TTCATCTGACGGAGAGTTAGCATACTTAAAGCTCATTCAACATCTGGCACTATATAAGGGACACAAAG ATGCCTTTGCTGCTCTTAAGATTGCGGAGGAAAAGTTCTTAACcgtatcaaaatcaaaaattttgttgCTCAAGTTGCAGCTACTACATGAACGTGCCTTGCATTG TGGGAATCTAAAGCTAGCTCAACCAATGTGCAATGAGCTAGGAGGCTTGGCATCAACAGCCATGGGTGTAGACATGGAGCTGAAAGTAGAAGCAAGTCTTCGCGAAGCTCGGACTTTGCTTGCAGCAAAACAGTATAGCCAG GCAGCAAATGTGGCACACTCCCTTTTTTGCACGTGTCACAAATTCAATTTGCAAATCGAAAAGgcttctgttcttcttcttcttgcagagATCCATAAG AAGTCAGGAAATTCAGTCCTGGGTCTTCCATATGCGTTGGCAAGCATCTCGTTTTGCCAGTCATTCAACTTGGATCTTCTCAGAGCATCAGCTACGCTCACGCTGGCTGAGCTGTGGCTTGGTCTTAGATCAAATCATGCTAAACGGGCATTAGACCTTTTGCATGGGGCTTTCCCTATGATTCTTGGCCATGGAGGTTTGGAGTTGCGTGCTCGAGCATACATCTTTGAAGCAAACTGCTATCTCTCGGATCCAAGCTTTTCAG TATCCACAGATTCAGATACTGTCCTGGATTCTCTAAGGCAAGCTTCAGATGAACTTGAAGCTTTGGAG TACCATGAACTGGCAGCGGAAGCCTCGTACTTAATGGCGATGGTATATGACAAGCTGGGACGGGTTGAGGAGAGGGAAGAAGCTGCGGCTTTGTTTAAGAAGCATATAATAGCTCTAGAAAACCCTCAAGATGTGGAACAAAACATGGCATAA
- the LOC104764548 gene encoding 1-aminocyclopropane-1-carboxylate oxidase homolog 2-like encodes METAKIASSFDRASELKAFDETKTGVKGLVDPGISKIPRIFYHSSVELANPKPIPSELLHLKTIPTIDLGGRVFEDDVKRKNAAEGIKEAAAKWGFFQVINHGVSLHLLEEMKDGVRNFHEQPPEARKELYTRDYSKKFMYTSNFDLYRAPSANWIDSCYCYMAPYPPKPQDIPEICRDVMMEYSKQVVILGEFLFELLSEALGLNHNHLKDMDCLKGLRMLCHYYPPCPEPDLTFGTSRHSDSSFLNVLLPDQIGGLQVRREGHWFDVRHVPGALVINIGDLLQLITNDKFISLEHRVLANRATRARVSVACFFTTHVQVLPNPRLYGPIKELVSEENPPKYRETIVRDYATYVNAKGLDGTSALLHLKI; translated from the exons atggaGACGGCGAAAATTGCTTCTTCGTTCGATCGAGCCAGTGAGCTTAAAGCTTTCGATGAGACGAAGACGGGTGTGAAAGGACTCGTCGACCCCGGAATCTCAAAGATTCCACGCATATTCTATCACTCATCTGTCGAGCTAGCAAACCCTAAACCAATTCCCTCGGAGTTGCTACATCTCAAGACGATCCCAACGATCGATCTAGGAGGAAGGGTTTTCGAGGATGACGTTAAGCGCAAGAACGCGGCTGAAGGGATCAAAGAAGCAGCAGCCAAGTGGGGTTTCTTCCAAGTGATCAACCATGGAGTTTCGCTCCATCTTCTTGAGGAGATGAAAGATGGAGTTCGTAACTTTCACGAGCAACCACCAGAAGCTAGGAAAGAATTGTACACCCGCGATTACAGCAAAAAGTTTATGTATACAAGTAATTTCGATCTCTACAGAGCTCCATCTGCAAATTGGATAGACTCATGCTACTGCTACATGGCTCCATATCCTCCAAAACCACAAGATATACCAGAGATTTG CCGGGATGTTATGATGGAATACTCAAAGCAAGTGGTGATTTTGGGAGAATTTCTATTTGAGCTTTTGTCAGAGGCTCTAGGGTTGAACCATAATCACCTTAAAGACATGGATTGCTTAAAGGGTTTGCGCATGCTATGCCATTACTACCCACCGTGTCCAGAACCTGACCTAACTTTTGGCACAAGTCGGCACTCCGACAGCTCTTTTCTCAACGTCCTTCTTCCTGATCAGATCGGAGGGCTTCAGGTTCGTCGTGAAGGGCACTGGTTCGATGTTCGTCATGTTCCCGGCGCTCTCGTCATCAACATTGGAGATCTGTTACAG CTTATAACAAACGACAAGTTCATCAGTTTGGAGCATAGAGTATTGGCGAACAGAGCCACAAGAGCTCGAGTCTCTGTGGCATGTTTCTTCACCACCCACGTACAAGTACTACCCAATCCTAGATTGTACGGACCCATTAAAGAACTTGTGTCTGAAGAAAACCCTCCAAAGTACAGAGAGACCATTGTTAGAGACTACGCTACTTACGTCAATGCCAAAGGACTCGACGGAACCTCTGCTTTGCTccatttaaaaatatga
- the LOC104764514 gene encoding anaphase-promoting complex subunit 5-like isoform X2 — protein sequence MAGLTRTAGAFAVTPHKVSVCILLQIYAPSAQMSLPFPFSSVSQHNRLGLYLLSLTKSCDDIYEPKLEELINQLRDVGEEMDAWLTDHLTNRFSSLASPDDLLNFFNDMRGILGSLDSGVVQDDQIILDPNSNLGMFVRRCILAFNLLSFEGVCHLFSSIEDYCKEAHSSSAQFDASNNDLESLIHYDQMDMEIYAIDKATEELELQKNVNRSVPFHLHTPEAIFKVIEGWRVSPKESSRTSKKITEATLVASASSSTVEDTLVDESLFLRTNLQIQGFLMEQADAIETHGSSSSFSSSSIENFLEQLQNLAPELHRVHFLRYLNKLHSDDYFAALDNLLRYFDYSAGTEGFDLVPPSADCSMYGRYEIALLCLGMMHFRFGHPNLALEVLTEAVRVSQQLSNDTCLAYTLAAMSNLLSEMGIASTSSVLGSSYSPVTSTASSLSVQQRVYILLKESLRRADSLKLRRLVASNHLAMAKFELMHVQRPLLSFGPKASMRHKTCPVSVCKEIRLGAHLISDFSSESSTMAIDGSLSSAWLKDLQKPWGPAVVSQDSGSRKSSTFFQLCDHSVSIPGSVSQLIGASYLLRATSWEFYGSALMARMNTLVYATLFGDHSSSSDGELAYLKLIQHLALYKGHKDAFAALKIAEEKFLTVSKSKILLLKLQLLHERALHCGNLKLAQPMCNELGGLASTAMGVDMELKVEASLREARTLLAAKQYSQAANVAHSLFCTCHKFNLQIEKASVLLLLAEIHKKSGNSVLGLPYALASISFCQSFNLDLLRASATLTLAELWLGLRSNHAKRALDLLHGAFPMILGHGGLELRARAYIFEANCYLSDPSFSVSTDSDTVLDSLRQASDELEALEYHELAAEASYLMAMVYDKLGRVEEREEAAALFKKHIIALENPQDVEQNMA from the exons ATGGCCGGATTAACGAGAACAGCCGGTGCTTTTGCGGTAACTCCACACAAGGTCTCCGTTTGCATTCTCCTGCAGATATACGCTCCTTCGGCCCAGATGTCTCTCCCCTTCCCTTTCTCTTCCGTTTCTCAGCACAACCGTCTCGGCCTTTACTTGCTCTCTCTCACTAAG TCTTGCGATGATATATATGAGCCGAAGCTGGAAGAGCTCATTAATCAGCTGAGGGATGTTGGTGAAGAGATGGATGCGTGGCTTACTGACCATTTAACCAATAgattttcttctttggcttcACCTGAtgatcttttgaatttctttaaCGACATGCGAG gAATACTTGGGAGCCTTGATTCAGGAGTTGTGCAAGACGATCAGATTATTTTGGATCCCAACAGCAACTTGGGAATGTTTGTTCGTCGTTGCATTTTGGCATTTAACCTTTTATCATTCGAG GGAGTTTGTCATCTTTTTTCAAGCATTGAAGATTATTGCAAAGAAGCTCATTCAAGCTCTGCTCAGTTTGATGCATCTAATAATGATCTGGAATCATTAATACATTATGATCAGATGGATATGGAGATTTATGCCATTGATAAAGCAACCGAAGAACTAGAGCTTCAGAAAAATGTTAATAGAAGCGTCCCTTTTCACCTTCATACGCCTGAAGCAATATTCAAAGTGATAGAAG GTTGGCGAGTTTCTCCGAAGGAATCGTCAAGAACCAGCAAGAAAATTACAGAAGCTACTCTAGTTGCTAGTGCGTCATCAAGTACAGTTGAGGATACTCTAGTAGATGAATCATTATTCCTTCGGACAAATTTGCAGATACAAGGGTTTTTAATGGAGCAGGCTGATGCAATTGAAAC CCATGGAAGTTCAAGTTCATTCTCGTCAAGTTCGATTGAAAATTTCCTTGAGCAGCTTCAGAATTTAGCCCCTGAATTGCATCGT GTTCACTTTTTGCGCTACTTGAATAAACTTCACAGCGATGACTATTTTGCTGCTTTGGATAATCTCCTCCGTTACTTTGATTACAG TGCAGGGACCGAGGGATTTGACCTTGTTCCTCCTTCAGCTGATTGCAGCATGTATGGAAGGTACGAGATTGCGTTGCTATGTTTGGGAATGATGCATTTCCGCTTTGGGCATCCGAATTTGGCCCTAGAG GTTTTAACAGAAGCTGTGCGTGTATCACAGCAG CTTAGTAATGATACTTGTCTAGCATATACACTAGCAGCAATGAGCAACTTGTTATCAGAAATGGGCATTGCAAGTACTAGCAGTGTTCTTGGATCCTCGTACTCACCTGTCACTAGCACTGCGTCGTCATTATCTGTACAACAAAGAGTGTACATACTTTTGAAGGAGTCTTTAAGGAGAGCTGACAGTCTAAAGTTAAGACGCTTAGTGGCTTCCAATCATCTTGCGATGGCTAAATTTGAGTTAATG CATGTGCAAAGGCCTCTACTGTCGTTTGGTCCCAAAGCTTCCATGCGTCACAAAACTTGTCCAGTTAGTGTCTGCAAG GAGATACGACTAGGTGCACACCTAATCAGCGACTTTTCTTCTGAAAGCTCTACTATGGCCATCGATGGTTCTCTAAGCTCGGCTTGGCTTAAAGACTTGCAAAAACCATGGGGTCCAGCTGTGGTTTCCCAGGACTCTGGTTCTAGAAAGAGTTCGACTTTTTTCCAATTATGTGATCATTCGGTCTCGATTCCTGGATCAGTATCACAATTAATAGGTGCTTCATATCTACTCCGGGCTACTTCATGGGAGTTTTATGGCAG TGCTCTTATGGCTCGTATGAATACCTTGGTGTATGCTACTTTATTCGGTGACCATTCAAG TTCATCTGACGGAGAGTTAGCATACTTAAAGCTCATTCAACATCTGGCACTATATAAGGGACACAAAG ATGCCTTTGCTGCTCTTAAGATTGCGGAGGAAAAGTTCTTAACcgtatcaaaatcaaaaattttgttgCTCAAGTTGCAGCTACTACATGAACGTGCCTTGCATTG TGGGAATCTAAAGCTAGCTCAACCAATGTGCAATGAGCTAGGAGGCTTGGCATCAACAGCCATGGGTGTAGACATGGAGCTGAAAGTAGAAGCAAGTCTTCGCGAAGCTCGGACTTTGCTTGCAGCAAAACAGTATAGCCAG GCAGCAAATGTGGCACACTCCCTTTTTTGCACGTGTCACAAATTCAATTTGCAAATCGAAAAGgcttctgttcttcttcttcttgcagagATCCATAAG AAGTCAGGAAATTCAGTCCTGGGTCTTCCATATGCGTTGGCAAGCATCTCGTTTTGCCAGTCATTCAACTTGGATCTTCTCAGAGCATCAGCTACGCTCACGCTGGCTGAGCTGTGGCTTGGTCTTAGATCAAATCATGCTAAACGGGCATTAGACCTTTTGCATGGGGCTTTCCCTATGATTCTTGGCCATGGAGGTTTGGAGTTGCGTGCTCGAGCATACATCTTTGAAGCAAACTGCTATCTCTCGGATCCAAGCTTTTCAG TATCCACAGATTCAGATACTGTCCTGGATTCTCTAAGGCAAGCTTCAGATGAACTTGAAGCTTTGGAG TACCATGAACTGGCAGCGGAAGCCTCGTACTTAATGGCGATGGTATATGACAAGCTGGGACGGGTTGAGGAGAGGGAAGAAGCTGCGGCTTTGTTTAAGAAGCATATAATAGCTCTAGAAAACCCTCAAGATGTGGAACAAAACATGGCATAA
- the LOC104764559 gene encoding 1-aminocyclopropane-1-carboxylate oxidase homolog 1 encodes MESSLPIDRSIQLKAFDDTKTGVKGLVDAGISEVPAIFRAPPVTLASPKPPSSSEFTIPTIDLKGGGGADSITRRNLVEKIRDAAEKWGFFQVVNHGIPLDVLEKMKEGIREFHEQDTEVKKGFYSRDPASKMVYSSNFDLFSSSAANWRDTLGCYTAPDPPRQEDLPATCGEMMIEYSKEVMKLGELLFELLSEALGLNTNHLKDMDCTNSLLLLGHYYPPCPQPDLTLGLTKHSDNSFLTLLLQDHIGGLQVLHGQYWVDVPPVPGALVVNVGDLLQLITNDKFISVEHRVLANEDGPRISVACFFSSYLMANPRLYGPIKELLSEQNHPKYRDTTITEYAKFYRSKGFDGTSGLLYLKI; translated from the exons ATGGAGTCATCGCTTCCAATTGATCGTTCAATTCAACTAAAAGCTTTCGACGATACCAAAACCGGAGTCAAAGGTCTTGTCGATGCCGGGATCTCAGAGGTTCCGGCCATATTCCGTGCACCTCCAGTTACTTTAGCAAGTCCAAAACCACCTTCCTCCTCGGAGTTCACCATCCCTACTATCGATCTCAAAGGAGGAGGTGGCGCTGACTCGATCACGCGGCGAAACTTGGTGGAGAAGATCCGAGACGCGGCGGAGAAATGGGGATTTTTCCAGGTGGTCAATCACGGTATCCCACTCGATGTCttggagaagatgaaagaaggTATTCGTGAGTTTCACGAGCAAGACACAGAGGTGAAGAAAGGTTTTTACTCTCGAGATCCAGCTAGTAAGATGGTGTATAGCAGCAACTTCGATCTTTTTAGCTCATCCGCGGCGAATTGGAGAGATACACTCGGCTGTTATACGGCACCGGATCCTCCGAGACAGGAGGACTTGCCCGCCACTTGTGG gGAAATGATGATTGAGTACTCAAAAGAAGTGATGAAATTAGGTGAATTACTTTTTGAGCTTCTCTCCGAAGCTCTAGGGTTAAACACTAATCACCTCAAGGACATGGACTGCACCAACTCCTTGCTGTTGCTCGGCCATTATTACCCGCCATGTCCCCAACCAGACCTTACTTTAGGCTTGACCAAACACTCGGACAATTCTtttctcactcttcttcttcaagaccaTATCGGAGGGCTTCAAGTTCTCCATGGCCAATATTGGGTTGATGTTCCTCCTGTTCCAGGGGCTCTTGTAGTAAACGTTGGAGATCTTCTACAG CTTATAACAAACGACAAGTTCATAAGCGTGGAGCATAGGGTTTTGGCGAATGAAGATGGACCGAGAATATCGGTGGCGTGTTTCTTCAGTTCGTATTTGATGGCGAATCCTAGACTTTATGGACCTATCAAAGAGCTTTTGTCTGAACAAAACCATCCCAAATATAGAGATACCACAATTACAGAGTATGCAAAGTTCTACAGATCCAAGGGATTTGATGGTACCTCTGGATTACTTTATCTCAAGATCTGA